A single window of Poecilia reticulata strain Guanapo linkage group LG10, Guppy_female_1.0+MT, whole genome shotgun sequence DNA harbors:
- the spdl1 gene encoding protein Spindly, which yields MPPEEENELLRSQLKESEEQARRAAQAGLDLLKQQDELQEQLEEQRVEMTNALEALEQDKYSLQKEVGLKTRMLESLQSEYESMKNLQKQQLQEHLERSHSVALTEHQNKILRLQSAVEELQLSEKQLKHKLKVQAETLSSKMEELRALNENTQSSMTTEMMEVQLKTMELESAKVELEQTLQESRYREQQLELSNSRLQRQLERLTEEKEEREREAVSWFNTLEKSRELNRDLQIQLDQVLQQAQDPNSRGNSLFAELEDKRAAMERQLISMKVQHQSLQKMHAFSKQQMQRMKVQIATLMQLQGSRADPAQLERLQSMLLEKNTEIQSLMTKLQRLEKMETLLKAQPANPVQAEAVGGQDETYYTDLLQLKLNNSVKEAERLGDELSLQRMKSLSESQRVLELERKLFTSERLLKQTQSDKIKLQLRVEELQQKYEPKEVKRNPVQRKRKEKLPVDVKPEPDGSTHREQVVAVETEKTDNTKVGREDENSPAEMTAAAPELKPAKCVKISSAQPDVIPSPSWPVTDQKEETKNNQHNNHEVRRKKPKTEGIYVTSNDTMENQCAQQ from the exons ATGCCTCCAGAGGAGGAGAATGAGCTGCTGCGTAGCCAGCTGAAGGAGAGCGAGGAGCAGGCTCGTCGCGCCGCCCAGGCAGGCCTGGACCTGCTGAAGCAGCAGGACGAGctccaggagcagctggaggagcagagggTGGAGATGACCAACGCTCTGGAG GCTCTGGAGCAGGACAAGTACTCCCTGCAGAAGGAGGTGGGGCTGAAGACCCGGATGCTGGAGTCTCTGCAGTCGGAATACGAGAGCATGAAGAACctgcagaaacagcagcttcaGGAACATCTGGAGAGGAGCCACAGCGTGGCTCTGACTGAGCACCAGAACAAG ATCCTGAGGCTGCAGTCTGCTGTGGAGGAGTTACAGCTGAGTGAAAAACAGCTTAAGCACAAGCTGAAGGTGCAGGCCGAGACGCTGAGCAGCAAGATGGAGGAGCTGCGTGCACTGAACGAAAACACCCAGAGCTCCATGACGACGGAGATGATGGAGGTGCAGCTGAAGACCATGGAGCTGGAGAGCGCTAAG GTGGAGCTGGAGCAGACCCTGCAGGAGAGTCGCTACAGAGAGCAGCAGTTGGAGCTGAGCAACAGCCGTCTGCAGAGACAGCTGGAGCGCCTCactgaggagaaggaggagagggagagggaagcTGTGTCCTGGTTCAACACCCTGGAG aaatctcGAGAACTAAACCGGGATCTGCAGATTCAGTTGGATCAGGTTCTTCAGCAGGCCCAGGATCCAAATAGCCGGGGCAATTCTCTGTTTGCTGAG CTGGAGGACAAGAGAGCTGCAATGGAGAGACAGCTCATCAGCATGAAGGTGCAGCATCAGTCGCTGCAGAAAATGCACGCCTTCAGTAAGCAGCAGATGCAGCGTATGAAG GTCCAGATTGCCACTCTGATGCAGCTGCAAGGCTCTAGGGCTGACCCTGCTCAGCTGGAGAGGCTGCAGTCCATGCTGTTGGAGAAGAACACAGAGATCCAGAGTCTGATGACCAAACTGCAGAGGCTGGAGAAGATGGAG ACGTTGCTGAAGGCTCAACCAGCCAATCCCGTCCAAGCAGAAGCAGTTGGTGGTCAGGATGAAACGTACTACACTGACCTACTCCAACTCAAGCTCAACAACTCTGT tAAGGAAGCCGAGCGACTGGGAGATGAGCTGTCCTTGCAGAGGATGAAGTCTCTGTCAGAGAGCCAGCGAGTACTGGAGCTGGAGAGGAAGCTGTTTACGTCTGAGCGGCTGCTCAAACAG ACGCAGAGCGACAAGATCAAGCTGCAGCTGCGTGTCGAGGAGCTTCAGCAGAAATATGAACCCAAAG AGGTGAAGAGGAACCCTGTccagaggaaaagaaaggaaaagcttCCTGTCGATGTGAAGCCTGAACCTGACGGGAGCACTCACAGAGAGCAGGTTGTTGCTGTAGAGACTGAGAAGACGGACAATACGAAAGTGGGCCGTGAAGATGAAAACAGCCCTGCAGAGATGACAGCTGCTG CACCTGAGCTGAAACCTGCCAAGTGTGTGAAGATCAGCTCTGCTCAGCCTGATGTGATCCCCAGTCCCAG CTGGCCTGTGACAGACCAAAAggaagagacaaaaaacaatcagCACAACAACCACGAAGTGAGgagaaagaaaccaaaaacagagGGGATCTACGTCACCTCTAATGACACCATGGAGAACCAGTGCGCCCAGCAGTAG